The genomic segment AAGTCGAAGGTCGCCGGGAGCACCGCCATTTCCGGCAATGGGTGGCTGTGCTTGAGCTGCAGCGCGCGGTAGATGACGCTCGCTGCCAGATTCGCCGCCGGCGTCTCCCCGCGCTCATTGAGTACCGGGTAGAAACCCCGCTGCCGCCACTCCGATGCCTTGCCGGCGTCGACGAACAGTCGCGAAGGTGCCGCCTCGCTCAGACGCCCACCGTCGTATACCAACTCGTCGCTGGCGCCGCGGGCGATTCCCTCCCAGGCGCCGAGCTTCAGCTGGCAAGGTGCGTCGTAGCAGGCGTGACAGACGACACAACGACGCTCGATAATCGGCTGCACGTCGGCATGATAGGAAAGGCCGCCGCTCGGCGCCCGCGGGACATCGAAGCGCTGCGGCTCGGCGGGACCGTACCGCTGGTCGAGCGTGTGCCGGCTGATGACGGTACAACCACTGAGCAAGGCGAGCAGCAGTGGCAGGAGGCTCCTGACGAGGGTCATGGCGACATTTCCCGGACAACAGGCCGCGCCCGCGAACGGGCGACTTCTGGCAAGGAACGAAGGATAGCGAATGCAGTCGCCACTCCGCCAGCCCGAGGGACGGTGATCCGCAGGCGGAACGAGCAAAAGCGCCTGTTTACCGCACGCCCGCATGCAGTTTCCACGATAATAGCGACAGGAGGAAAGCGAACATGCGGGATTCCGAACGAGCCCGGCAACTGCCCTGACGGTCCGGCTGACAGAATGGCCTCTGAACAGCTCGACCCCACCCTGGTCTTTGCCAGGACCGCTGCCGGCGAGGAAGCCATGGCGCAGCGGACGCGGGTCGTCCAGCGCAACGTCCGCATGGTGCTCATCCTCGTCGACGGCAATGCGACGGTTGCCGACCTGTGCGAGAAGACGGGCAACGTCCAGCTCACCGAAAATGCGCTGGTCGAGCTGGAATCCGATGGCTTCATCGAACGCCGCGCCGAGACGCGGTCGGTCTGGCGACTGACCGGCAATGCGGCCAGCCGCAAGCAAACGACGCAGCCGCGGCCGCACTCCGACTTCTCGACCTTCGGGTCGAGCGGTCTGTCGACACCGGCGAGTTCGCCCCTTTCGGGCACACCGGAAACGCAGATCATTCCTTTCCCGAATGTGCGGCCGGGCAGGACGACACCGCTGCCGGATACGTCGGCGCCGAGCACCCTGACGCCAAGCACCCTGACGCCGAGCACGCTCGGCCCTCCCACGCCGACGACGGGCGCAGCCAGTTCCTCCCTCGCAGCGGACGATCTGGCAGCGGAATCGCTGGCGTCGCCAGGAACTGCGAGCGACGACCGGCCATCGCTCCTCGCGCGCCTGCGGGCACGCCTGGCACCGGGCCCGAGGGATTCAAGCACCGGGCTCAGGCCAGTCCGCAGGAGCCGACAGCGCCGAACGCTGACCTGGCCCCTGGCCACCCTGATCGGACTGGCGCTTCTCGCAGCCGCCCTGTCCCTCGGCGTTCTGCTCTTCCCCTATGGCATCTATCTGCCCGAGGTCGAAGCGGCCCTCGCCCAGAGCAGCGCTCGGCCGGCGCGAATCGCTGCCATGCGCGTTACCGTCTATCCCCGACCGGGATTGCTGCTCGAGCAGGTGCGGCTGGGTGAGGATGGCGCCACCGACCAGGTCAGCATGGCTTCGCTGCGCCTGCGGCCGGAGCTGCGCAGCTTGCTCTCGCCACAGATCGTCTTTGGCGAGGCAGAGCTGATCGGCATCACGCTGTCGGCCGCAGCCCTGGACACCTTGGCGCAGGCGCTCGATGCGTCGGCCAACGCGCCGGCACGGGCCCGCGTCGTCCAGGTTTCGCTCAGCGAAGCCGGGATCGCGTTCGGCGACCTCGTCTTCACCGGCCTTGCCGGTCGGTTGCAGCTGTCCGCCGATCATCGGCTGCAGTCAGCCTTGCTGCAGTCGCCCAGCAAGAACCTGCTGGTCGAGCTGCAACCGGCGACCGGTGGAGGGATGAACGTCAAGCTCGAAGGAACCGCCTGGCGACCGGAGCCGAAATCTCCCTATCTGTTCGATTCGCTCGACCTGCAGGGACGGATCTCCGGGCCCGAATTCCTGATCGACCGCGTCGAGGCACGCATCTTCGACGGCGTGCTGCGCGGCAACAGCGCCCTGCGCAGCGGCAGCAAGGCCGCTGTGACCGGCGACCTTTCTTTCGAACGGATCAATACCGGCGCGCTGGCGGCAGCCCTCGGCTTCAACGGGCGCATCGGCGGCGAAGCCAGGGGCAGGTTGAGTTTCTCGACCAGCGCCGACAGTCTGCCGAACGCCGTCGCCCGGCTGCAGGCCAGCGGCAACTTCACCATCCACCGCGGACACCTGGGCGGCCTTGATCTGGCCGAGGCGGTGCGCCGTTTTTCGGTGGTACCGCTGACCCTTGGCGGAGCAACCCGCTTCGAGGAGTTGTCTGGCATCCTCACGCTGACCCCGAACGCGCTGCGTCTGTCGCGTCTCAGCCTGACTGCCGGGCTGATGCAGGCGAACGGTCAGATCGAGATCGGCCGCGACCTGCAACTGCGGGGGCGGATGGATGTCATGATGGCGCGCCGACGCGCCGATCATACGGCCATGCCGGTGCTGATCAGCGGGGCCCTGGAGTCACCGCTGACCCAGACGGCGCGCTGACGACCCGCGGCCGACAGACTGGTGGGGTGAGGCTGGCGGCCGCTTGTGGGCGAGTCAGAGCACCGTCGCGATGGCCTCGGCAACGTAGCCGACGTTGCGCGTGTTCAGCGCCGCCAGACAGATGCGGCCGGTGCTGACAGCGTAGATGCCGAATTCATCGCGCAGGCGGTCGACCTGCGCCGGGTTCAGGCCGGTATAGGAAAACATCCCGCGCTGCCGGTTGATGAACGAGAAGTCGGCACCGGCACCGCCACCCTGCAGATGCTCGACGAGGCTGCGTCGCATGTCGAGAATGCGCTGGCGCATCTGCGCCAGTTCGTCCGCCCACAACCCGCGCAGTTCGGCGCTGGCAAGAACCGCCGCCACGATGGCGCCACCGTGCGTCGGCGGATTCGAATAGTTGGTGCGCACCAGGCGCTTGATCTGCGAGAGCACGCGTGCCGTCTCGTCGCGACTGGCGGTGACCACCGAGAGCGCACCGACCCGCTCGCCATAGAGCGAGAACGACTTCGAGAACGAGCTGGCGATCAGGAACTGCAGACCCGAGGCGGCGAACAGGTCGAGGGCAACGGCGTCCTCACGGATGCCGTCGGCGAAGCCCTGATAGGCGATGTCGATGAACGGGACCAGACCGCGTGCCGCGACGATGTCGATGACTTCGCGCCACTGTGCGGCATCGAGGTCGGCGCCCGTCGGGTTGTGGCAACAGGCGTGCAGGACGACGATCGATCCTGCCGGCAGCGTGCTCAACCCCGCCTTCATCGCGGCGAAGTCGACGCCACGTGTCGTCGCGTCATAGTAGGGGTACGAGTCGACGCGGAAACCGGCAAACTCGAACAGTGCGCGATGGTTTTCCCAGCTCGGATCGCTGATGTAGACCGTCGCCCCTGGCAGCAGGCGGCGCAGGTAGTCGGCACCCACCTTGAGGCCACCAGTGCCACCCAGCGCCTCGATGGTCAGGACACGGCCTTCGCCGAGCAGCGCCGACTGCTCGCCGAAGAGCAGTTTCTGCACCGCCTGGTTGTAGGCGGGCAGACCATCGATCGGCTGGTAGCCGCGTGGCGGCAGCGCCTCCAGGCGCACCTTCTCGGCGAGTTTCACCGCCGCCAGCAGCGGCACCTTGCCGCTGTCGTCGAGATACACGCCGACGCCCAGATTGACCTTGCTCGAGCGACTGTCGGCATTGAAGGCCTCGGTCAGGCCGAGGATCGGGTCACGTGGAGCCATCTCCACGGCAGCAAAGATCGAAGCGGTCATGGTCTGTTCTTCCCGTAGTGATGGGTCAGGAGGCCGAGGCCAATGGCGCACCCGCTCGCAGTGACGACCGGTGCGCACAAAAAAACGTAAAATTCTAGCATGGCAAAGCAAGATCAAACGCTCGACAGGCCTCCTCCGCTGACCTTCACGGGCAGTCCGTTCCGGCTCCATCAGCCGTTCCAGCCGGCCGGCGACCAACCGCAGGCCATCGAACAATTGCTCGCCGGCCTGCGGGACGGCCTGTCGTTCCAGACGCTGCTCGGCGTCACCGGCTCGGGCAAGACTTTCACCATGGCCAACGTCATCGCCCGCAGTGGTCGCCCGGCGCTCGTCCTGGCGCCCAACAAGACGCTGGCGGCGCAGCTTTACGCCGAGTTCCGCGAGTTCTTCCCGGAGAACGCCGTCGAGTACTTCGTCTCCTACTACGACTATTACCAGCCCGAGGCCTATGTGCCGTCGCGGGACCTGTACATCGAGAAGGACTCGTCGATCAACGAACACATCGAGCAAATGCGCCTCTCGGCCACGAAGAGCCTGCTCGAACGGCGCGACTGTGTGTTGGTGGCAACGGTATCGTGCATCTACGGCATCGGCGACCGCGACGAGTACCACCGGATGATCCTCACCATGCGCGTCGGCGACCGGCTGGGGCAGCGCGAGATCATCAAGCGCCTGACGGCGATGCAGTACGAGCGCAACGAGACCGATTTCCGCCGCGGCAGCTTCCGCGTCCGCGGCGACGTCATCGACGTCTTTCCCGCCGAGCACGCCGAGCAGGCGATCCGCATCTCGCTCTTCGACGACGAGATCGACGGCCTGCAGCTCTTCGACCCGCTGACCGGCCACCTGCAGAACCGCCTGCTGCGCTTCACCATCTTTCCTTCGTCGCACTACGTGACGCCGCGCGAGACGGTGTTGCGGGCGATCGAGGCAATCAAGGTCGAGCTGGCAGAGCGGGTCGCCAGCTTCCAGGCCGCTGGCCGCCTGGTCGAGGCGCAGCGGATCGAGCAGCGCACCCGCTTCGACCTCGAGATGCTCGATCAGGTCGGCTTCTGCAAGGGAATCGAGAACTACTCGCGGCATCTCTCGGGACGCCAGCCCGGGCAGCCGCCGCCGACGCTGCTCGACTATCTCGCCGCCGATGCCCTGCTCTTCATCGACGAGTCGCATGTCGCGGTGTCGCAGGTCGGCGGCATGTACAAGGGCGACCGCTCGCGCAAGGAGAACCTCGTCGACTACGGTTTCCGCCTGCCCTCGGCGCTCGACAACCGGCCGCTGCGGTTCGCCGAGTTCGAGGCCCTGTTGCGGCAGACGATCTTCGTCTCGGCCACCCCGGGCGACTACGAGGCGGCGCATCAGGGACAGGTCGTCGAGCAGCTCGTGCGCCCAACCGGACTGGTCGACCCGGTGCTCATCGTGCGCCCGGCGTCGACGCAGGTCGACGACCTGCTCTCCGAGATCCGGCGCCGCGCCGAAACTGGTGAACGCGTCCTGGTGACCACCCTGACGAAACGGATGGCAGAGGACCTGACCGACTTCCTCGACGAACACGAAGTGCGCGTCCGCTACCTGCATTCCGACATCGACACCGTCGAACGCGTCGAGATCATCCGTGACCTGCGCCTCGGCAAGTTCGATGTCCTGGTCGGCATCAACCTGCTGCGCGAAGGGCTCGACATTCCGGAAGTGTCACTGGTCGCCATCCTCGATGCCGACAAGGAAGGCTTCCTGCGCTCGGAGCGATCGCTGATCCAGACCATCGGCCGCGCCGCCCGCCATCTGCACGGGACCGCAATCCTCTACGCCGACCGGGTCACCGGATCGATGCAGCGGGCGATCGCCGAAACCGAACGCCGCCGGCTACGGCAGATCGACTTCAATGACAGCCACGGCATCGTCCCCACCGGCATCAGCAAGCGGATCATCGATATCATCGACGGCGTCTACGACAGCGAAAGCGCGCAGAAGGAACTCAAGGCGGCGCAAAAAAAGGCCGGCTACGACGCCATGAGCGAGAAGGAACTGGCGCGCGAGCTGCGGCGTCTGGAAAAGGAGATGCTCGACTGCGCCAGGAACCTCGAATTCGAGAAAGCGGCGGCAGCACGTGACGAGCTCTTCCGGCTGCGCCGGCAGGTCTTCGGGATCAGTGGCGAGGAGGCTCCCCTGCCACCGTCTTAGGCCGCGCCGGGAGGAGGCTCCGGAGCACCCTCGTCGTCGCGCGAGCGATGCGCGGACGGATCGCGCCGCCGGCT from the Accumulibacter sp. genome contains:
- a CDS encoding AsmA-like C-terminal region-containing protein; translated protein: MASEQLDPTLVFARTAAGEEAMAQRTRVVQRNVRMVLILVDGNATVADLCEKTGNVQLTENALVELESDGFIERRAETRSVWRLTGNAASRKQTTQPRPHSDFSTFGSSGLSTPASSPLSGTPETQIIPFPNVRPGRTTPLPDTSAPSTLTPSTLTPSTLGPPTPTTGAASSSLAADDLAAESLASPGTASDDRPSLLARLRARLAPGPRDSSTGLRPVRRSRQRRTLTWPLATLIGLALLAAALSLGVLLFPYGIYLPEVEAALAQSSARPARIAAMRVTVYPRPGLLLEQVRLGEDGATDQVSMASLRLRPELRSLLSPQIVFGEAELIGITLSAAALDTLAQALDASANAPARARVVQVSLSEAGIAFGDLVFTGLAGRLQLSADHRLQSALLQSPSKNLLVELQPATGGGMNVKLEGTAWRPEPKSPYLFDSLDLQGRISGPEFLIDRVEARIFDGVLRGNSALRSGSKAAVTGDLSFERINTGALAAALGFNGRIGGEARGRLSFSTSADSLPNAVARLQASGNFTIHRGHLGGLDLAEAVRRFSVVPLTLGGATRFEELSGILTLTPNALRLSRLSLTAGLMQANGQIEIGRDLQLRGRMDVMMARRRADHTAMPVLISGALESPLTQTAR
- a CDS encoding amino acid aminotransferase; the encoded protein is MTASIFAAVEMAPRDPILGLTEAFNADSRSSKVNLGVGVYLDDSGKVPLLAAVKLAEKVRLEALPPRGYQPIDGLPAYNQAVQKLLFGEQSALLGEGRVLTIEALGGTGGLKVGADYLRRLLPGATVYISDPSWENHRALFEFAGFRVDSYPYYDATTRGVDFAAMKAGLSTLPAGSIVVLHACCHNPTGADLDAAQWREVIDIVAARGLVPFIDIAYQGFADGIREDAVALDLFAASGLQFLIASSFSKSFSLYGERVGALSVVTASRDETARVLSQIKRLVRTNYSNPPTHGGAIVAAVLASAELRGLWADELAQMRQRILDMRRSLVEHLQGGGAGADFSFINRQRGMFSYTGLNPAQVDRLRDEFGIYAVSTGRICLAALNTRNVGYVAEAIATVL
- the uvrB gene encoding excinuclease ABC subunit UvrB, giving the protein MAKQDQTLDRPPPLTFTGSPFRLHQPFQPAGDQPQAIEQLLAGLRDGLSFQTLLGVTGSGKTFTMANVIARSGRPALVLAPNKTLAAQLYAEFREFFPENAVEYFVSYYDYYQPEAYVPSRDLYIEKDSSINEHIEQMRLSATKSLLERRDCVLVATVSCIYGIGDRDEYHRMILTMRVGDRLGQREIIKRLTAMQYERNETDFRRGSFRVRGDVIDVFPAEHAEQAIRISLFDDEIDGLQLFDPLTGHLQNRLLRFTIFPSSHYVTPRETVLRAIEAIKVELAERVASFQAAGRLVEAQRIEQRTRFDLEMLDQVGFCKGIENYSRHLSGRQPGQPPPTLLDYLAADALLFIDESHVAVSQVGGMYKGDRSRKENLVDYGFRLPSALDNRPLRFAEFEALLRQTIFVSATPGDYEAAHQGQVVEQLVRPTGLVDPVLIVRPASTQVDDLLSEIRRRAETGERVLVTTLTKRMAEDLTDFLDEHEVRVRYLHSDIDTVERVEIIRDLRLGKFDVLVGINLLREGLDIPEVSLVAILDADKEGFLRSERSLIQTIGRAARHLHGTAILYADRVTGSMQRAIAETERRRLRQIDFNDSHGIVPTGISKRIIDIIDGVYDSESAQKELKAAQKKAGYDAMSEKELARELRRLEKEMLDCARNLEFEKAAAARDELFRLRRQVFGISGEEAPLPPS